Genomic window (Nitrospirota bacterium):
GGAAAAAGCCGGAAATCCTCCACGAACCAGAACGCGGATGGGATCTTCATCTCGCGCAGCTTGGTAAAGACGCTGGGGGCCAGGGGACTTTGCGCCAGCGCGAATACGAGATCCGGCTTCCACTCCGCGCATCGTGCAAGGAAGAGGTCGGACAGAAAAAGACAGAGCGAATTGTGGAGTTGGTTCCGGTGTCCGGGAACGGACGTCACGGTATCCACCTGGGCGAGTACATGCTCGTAGGGAGCGAAATCGAAAAGATCCACTTTGTGGCCGAGCGATCGGAACGCCTCGGCGACGTAGTAGGAGGTGCTGAGCGAACCTCCGTAGATCGGAGAGACGACGGCGATTTTTAACCCCACCCTGCGGAGGCGGGAGTGCATTCGGAGTCGATTCAACGTCTCCATGATCATGTTGTAGAGGTCCGTGCGTCCCTTGGCGAGGCCCGGCGGGCTGAAAATGACGGCTCGCTGGGCGAAGGCCTCTCTGAGGGAATCGAGCCGGTCCAGCGACTCCCTGGAGTCGACCGAGAGAAGGGTGACGGAATTCAGTATGCCCGCGATATCGCGCGCCTCGCGCGCGAGTCCAAGAACTTCAGGATTCCATTCAATGACATGGATGTTCGGTTTGCAGCCTTTCTCGGTCGCCTTGCGCAGAAGCTGCTCAACCATGTAGCCCAGTCCGAAGCCCATCACGATGATCGGCTGAGAGGGGATCCATTCAAGGCGGTCGACCGCCTCGGTTGCTTCCCGAACGGGGTCGTACGCGCTGTGAAGGTAGGCCCCGTTGAACAGCAGTGTGGGGGCTCCGGAACGGGAAGTTTTCAGTTCAAACATGACCGTCAGCCGCCTCTTGCGATTCGGTCGACCTTGCCCCACCACTCGCAACCGGCCGCGGAGCGGCCTCTTGTCCCCTCGGCCCGCCCGGCGTGCCGGTTGCGGGTGGTGGGGTGAGACCGTAGTATTCGAACATCAGGGCCAATTCGGGGAACCGTGACTTGAGGTCCGTCAGGCTTCTTCGCAGGCGTGCATTTCGCTCTTCCGGCTTTCCGGTGGATTCAAGGGAGGACAGTGAAGAAAATAGAAGTTGCGCGGTCTGAAGGGCCTCGACTCCGGGGCGAGGACCTTCAATGGAGTGGGGCAGCGGGGTTCCCTCGGGTCCCAGGATGCTGACCCAAAAGGCTTTGTAGAAATCGCGTTCGATGATTTCCTGCTCCGCGCCGCCGGTTGCGTATCCCAGCGTCCCGTCTTTCCAGGCCGGTACCGCGATGGCCGCCTCCGGCTGCAAGGTGCATTCAGCCGCCAGGCCGGAATAATCCCTTCCGTTTTGCGCCGATTCGATTTGGCCGCGAAGGACACCGAAGACCCACTCGGGGGACAGGGCGGCGTGGCAGGAGAAGTCCCGACAACAAGTCTCACCGTCCTGACAGGGATTGAAAGGAGTGGAGGCTTGGAGAATGACGGCGTTTTCCGTCCAGGGGGCCGTCTCCACGTAATAGGAACTCCCCGTAAAGAGCGCGAGTGTGGGCACACCCGACCACGCGGCCACGTGCATGGGGCCGGTGTCCGGAGTGAGCAGGAGATCCAATTCTTCGAGCGCCTGTCCAAGCAGATGAGCGGGCGTCTCCGTGTTGAGGTCCACCCTTTCCAGATTCGGAACGAGAGATCGAATATTCTCTGCCGCGCCCCGTTCGGCGGGAGAGCCGAATAGCGTCACACGATAGGGGGTGTGTTCGTGGATCAGCTTGATGAGTGCGGCGAACGAGGCATTCGGCCATCTCTTCCGGTTGTCGCTGGCGCCCACCTGGATGCCGATTCGACCGGATGCTCGACGGGGCACCCGCGCGGGGTAGAGATCGCGGGGTTCGGGTGCAAATCCGGCGCCGCGCATGAAGATCTCGGTGAGATTGAAGCCGTTCAGGCGTCTGTGCCGGGTGAGTGCGAGGAGATACGTGAACCACCCTTGGTGGAGGATCCGGTGCGTGGAAGGGTCGTACCAGAACCCGCGGCGCTCGCGGCCTTTCGCGATTGAGGCGAGGATCGCCCCGGAGGGGGTGTAGTTCAGATTGCACACCATGTCGAAGGTTGTTTCCCGCAGTGGGCGGAGCCATCGTACGGCCTCGCGGAAACGCGCCGCATTCAAGATCTGCTCGGCGGGTGAGTCCCAGAATTCGGAAACGTCCAAGGGCCATGGCGTGTCCACCTCCGGAAACTCCCGGACCAGCGCCTCGTACCGTCGGTCGAACACGAGCGAGATCTTGCACCTGGGGCGCCGGCGCTTGAGGGCGCGAAAGATCGGCACGGTTTGAATCAAATCGCCCATCCGCGCGCATTGGATGAAGAGCGCGTGGGCCGGCTTCGCGGCGGGCGTGGGGTTCATGGTGCTAGAAAACGACGGAGGTTGGCAAGACGGTCCTGGAGACGCCGATAGGCTTGGATCGTTTCTTCTCGCGCCACGGATGGATCCTTGGAAAAAACGAGGCTCTTTTCCGTAGAGAGCAGTCGAAGGAGAGGCGAAACGACTTTCCCAGGCGTCTGATCATCGAGCCGTTCGAGCAGCCGGTCATTCTGTTCCATGATCCGGATGCCTTGCCCGTTGGCCGTGGAGAGGGCCATCACGGTCTCCTGGAGGAGCACTTCGGCCTGGAGGAGGTTCGACCGGATGAGCTCCGCGGAGGCCTCGGGAAGGTCCGAAGCCTCCCCTGCGGGGTGAGGCATTCCGGCCGGCTCAGGCCTTGACTTGTCCGTATCGGCGCGGAGCAGGCGTTTCCACCAACCGAGCATGAGAAGTCTGACCCTGTCCGCTTCGCTGAGCGCCGTTGCCCGATGAGGGAGGGTGCGCAGCCATCCATCCGGCCCGAACTCGGAACGATAGAGTTTCCAGCCCCGGAGTGCCGCCGGGAGCAAGGCAGGCTCGCCCCCGGCGATGGCGGCTTCCACCACCTGAATGATGCACTCCACCGGTGGGAGGGACGCCTCAGGCCCCGGTGGATCGAATGACCAGTGTCCATTGCCGTAGGGTCCCGTAATCGAATAGTGGGATTCACCCCGAAAGATCGCGATCACACGGGTCCCGAGCGCGGTGGCCAGGTGCGCCGGCGCCGTGTCGCCGGAAACGAGGACGGCCAGCCGCGGTATCAACGAGCTCAACTCACGCCAGCCGATGCCTGTCGCATCCACCAGGGGAGCCGACGTCAGCGCCCGTATCCGCTCGAAGCATTCGCGCTCCTGGATGGATCCGAGAATGACGATGCGGCGTCCCGGTTTGGCGGCTGCGGAAACGGCCAGGGAAGCGACGGCCTCTGCGGGAAGGCCCTTCCGTTCCGAGTTGGAGCCCGGTTGAACTCCAATCAGGACCTCTCCCGGATCGGCGCTATGCTCGTTGAGGAAATGGTGGCCCCAATCGCCGCCATCGCCCGGGGGCGAGGTGTACGGCTTGCCTCGCGGGGCGAAACCGCCCAAGCATTGAAGCACATCCGCCACGTGGGGCTGTGGAAAGTGGGATCCTTGGATCTCGGCGTGGAAGTAGCGGCCGATGAAATCGGGGGCATCGAGCGAACCATCGAGACGGGCAACGTACCCCCGGACTTCCCGTGAGCCCGCGAGGCGGGCCATGGTGCCTCCGATGTCGTTAAACGATGCGTTGAATACGCAGTCGAATTTCAGAGCGCGGAGGGTCCGTGCGAGGTCGGAAATCCGATGGTGCCCGGACAGAAAATCCTCCCGGTTTCCCGCATGCCACGAGGCGAGGAAATCGGCATCAAGGAGGAAAATCTCATCCAGGTCCGGATGGCCCGCCAGGGCCTTCTCGAACCGTTTGTTCACGAGAGCCGCGATGAAGGCCTCCGGGTGCCTCTCGCGCAGTCCGGAAATCAGCGGGGTGGTCTGGAGGAGATCTCCGAGGCGTGTGAGCTGGACGACAAGGAACTTAGGAGCCATCGCCGCCCTCCGCTCCGCTCCGGGGACGGCGATCGGAAGGGCCATCGGGATTCGCGCCGCGACCCGCTGCCCGTAGAATCCTGGCGTCGAAATCTTGGGAGGAGTGGGCCGACAGGCTCAGTAGAACTTGATCCAGCGGGGAGGACTGGGCGCCTTTGATCTGAACGCCGATGCGCGAGGTATTCACGAATCGCCTCGGAGGGCCGAATTGGATGCGTCGCTCGATCGCCCGGAGAAAGCGGTGGAAGTTGCGCAGAATGAAGGTTGATTTTCCGTCCACGGTCTGTGCCTTGGGGTGGAAGACGAGTTGCTCCTGTGGCACGCTCAGTTTCGCAGGATGGCCGATCGACGGGTATGTGCTGGAGTGCCCGCGCTGGTCGGGATTGGAAAGGTCCAGTCCAACGAACACAATGGGGTCGCACCCCAGCCGGATGGCCAGATCCACGGCGTAGACGCTGACTGAAGACTGGCCGTCCAGGACACCTTTGCTGAGGAGGAGGGCGTTGGAGTACATTCCATGGCTCTCGTTCCCACCGAGCCCGACGAACTTGGGTCCCTCGTGGAGCGTGAGCACCTCCGGGGTGACTTGGGGAATGAAGACGAGAGGAACATGCCGGGCGCCGCTCCGGTGAAAGGCCGCGCTCACTTCCACCGGGTCGACGGCGATGGCCAGGTGCGGGCGAATTCCGGCCTGGGCCAGCGTGGGCAGCGCGGCGCCGATGGACAGGATCACGCCGTGCTCGCGGGCTTTCTCCAACTCGGGAAGGGCGTCGTCGAGCGAAGGGCCCGGCGCCACCACGAAGCACGGCTCTCCCGCGAAGAGATCGAACAGCTTCAATACCCCAGGGGACCGGACCACCGTCTCCAGGTTCGCCTCCAGATTTCTCCGAATCCGCTCGCTGTGCGTGGCCCAAAAGGCCCGATGCGCC
Coding sequences:
- a CDS encoding glycosyltransferase family 9 protein, with product MNPTPAAKPAHALFIQCARMGDLIQTVPIFRALKRRRPRCKISLVFDRRYEALVREFPEVDTPWPLDVSEFWDSPAEQILNAARFREAVRWLRPLRETTFDMVCNLNYTPSGAILASIAKGRERRGFWYDPSTHRILHQGWFTYLLALTRHRRLNGFNLTEIFMRGAGFAPEPRDLYPARVPRRASGRIGIQVGASDNRKRWPNASFAALIKLIHEHTPYRVTLFGSPAERGAAENIRSLVPNLERVDLNTETPAHLLGQALEELDLLLTPDTGPMHVAAWSGVPTLALFTGSSYYVETAPWTENAVILQASTPFNPCQDGETCCRDFSCHAALSPEWVFGVLRGQIESAQNGRDYSGLAAECTLQPEAAIAVPAWKDGTLGYATGGAEQEIIERDFYKAFWVSILGPEGTPLPHSIEGPRPGVEALQTAQLLFSSLSSLESTGKPEERNARLRRSLTDLKSRFPELALMFEYYGLTPPPATGTPGGPRGQEAAPRPVASGGARSTESQEAADGHV
- a CDS encoding glycosyltransferase family 9 protein; this encodes MAPKFLVVQLTRLGDLLQTTPLISGLRERHPEAFIAALVNKRFEKALAGHPDLDEIFLLDADFLASWHAGNREDFLSGHHRISDLARTLRALKFDCVFNASFNDIGGTMARLAGSREVRGYVARLDGSLDAPDFIGRYFHAEIQGSHFPQPHVADVLQCLGGFAPRGKPYTSPPGDGGDWGHHFLNEHSADPGEVLIGVQPGSNSERKGLPAEAVASLAVSAAAKPGRRIVILGSIQERECFERIRALTSAPLVDATGIGWRELSSLIPRLAVLVSGDTAPAHLATALGTRVIAIFRGESHYSITGPYGNGHWSFDPPGPEASLPPVECIIQVVEAAIAGGEPALLPAALRGWKLYRSEFGPDGWLRTLPHRATALSEADRVRLLMLGWWKRLLRADTDKSRPEPAGMPHPAGEASDLPEASAELIRSNLLQAEVLLQETVMALSTANGQGIRIMEQNDRLLERLDDQTPGKVVSPLLRLLSTEKSLVFSKDPSVAREETIQAYRRLQDRLANLRRFLAP
- a CDS encoding DUF115 domain-containing protein, with the translated sequence MEAQAAHQDILSENLQALHRFHRDLHGHAVQNWKQRWPGLSPAFARTGAFTLKKVFPDGREVFLHSSGDPVREARSFVQGRFGSGSDAMILGFGLGYHVREALQRIPSGATITVTIVNPDAFWYALEWIPIADLLSDPRLEYIWGSDAEILAKVFQHPIFLNDPDRIYFHKPSLSFAGDESLYLQEFVDQVEAHRAFWATHSERIRRNLEANLETVVRSPGVLKLFDLFAGEPCFVVAPGPSLDDALPELEKAREHGVILSIGAALPTLAQAGIRPHLAIAVDPVEVSAAFHRSGARHVPLVFIPQVTPEVLTLHEGPKFVGLGGNESHGMYSNALLLSKGVLDGQSSVSVYAVDLAIRLGCDPIVFVGLDLSNPDQRGHSSTYPSIGHPAKLSVPQEQLVFHPKAQTVDGKSTFILRNFHRFLRAIERRIQFGPPRRFVNTSRIGVQIKGAQSSPLDQVLLSLSAHSSQDFDARILRAAGRGANPDGPSDRRPRSGAEGGDGS